Part of the Eshraghiella crossota genome is shown below.
GTTTCCAGGCACTTATTAAACTTGGACTTGTGCCTTACGGAAAGATTACAGAGCAGTCAGCAGACTCACCTACACTTACAATGAATACAATAGGACGTCATATCTCTAAGATGGTATATACAAAAGTCGTTTCCAATAAATCGCCATGGCTTGCTAAAGCAACACTTGGCGGAACATACTGCAGCCCTGCATCTCATGGTGAAGGAAGATTTGTTGCCAATAAAGAGTGGCTCGATAAGCTTTTTGCGGAAGGAATGGTTGCTACACAGTATGTAGACCTTGATGGTAATCCGACAATGGATGAGGAGTGGAACGTAAACGGTTCTTATTGCTCAATTGAAGGTATTACAAGTCCTGACGGAAGAATATTCGGTAAGATGGCACATGCTGAAAGACGCGGAGATTCTGTTGCAATTAATATCTACGGAGATCAGGATCTTAAGATTTTTGAATCAGGTGTAGAATATTTTAAATAATATAAGGTGAAAGATAATGGCAAAACTCAGTGAAGTGGAAGAAATGCTTGAAAAAGCAGAAGCGGATGAAGAAAAGGAAAAGATAATAACCGGACATAAGAACAAAAAAGAAGATGAAGCAAAATCCGGATGGAAAGTTGTATTGGAATATGTCAGGGTTATTGCAATTGGTGCACTTATAGCTTTTTTACTTTGCAAGTTTGTTATCATCAACGCTGTTATTCCAACAAGATCAATGGTCAGCACGGTTAATGTTGGTGACCGCCTTATAGGACTGCGTATACCATATTATTTTACGGATCCTAAAAGAGGAGATGTTGTCATATTCAAAGCTCCGGAAGCAACCGGTGAGGATGCAGGCCAGCTTTACATAAAGAGAGTAATAGGGCTTCCCGGCGAGACTATAGTTATTAAAGAAGGTGTTGCATATCTTAAAAATGAAGACGGCAAAGAAGAATGTATTGACAATCCTGACTGGTGGAACGAAAAACCCAACGCCAATGATGTGAAAAATTATCAGGAAATAGTCCTTGGCGATAACGAGTATTTTATGATGGGCGATAACCGTAACCACTCATCGGATTCGAGAGTATGGGGAGCCGTAACAAGAAAGGCGATTCTTGCAAAAGCATGGCTCAGATATTACAAAGGATTTAAAATAATAAAATAAAAAATGTGCTGTGAAATACCTTATAAAGGGAGTTTCACAGCATTTTTTTATTCTCTTTTGGCACTTTCGTAGTATACCGCCAAAGTTCCGGGACCGGAATGGGAACCGATTGTGGGGCCTATCTGGTTTACCATTATTTCTTTTATATCAATGTTTTCTTTAAGATGGCTGTATATATACATGGCATCTTCTTCGCAGTCACAATGGCTTATCATTACAATGTCCTTCCCATGGGGAGATATATCGGATATTGTTTTACTGATAAGATATAAAAGGGATTTTTTTCTGCCTCTTACCTTATCGGCCAGTTTTAACTCACCGTTGTTATCCACAAATAATATAGGTTTGATATTGATAATGCTTCCTAAAACTGCGGCACTTTTTGAAAGCCGTCCGCCGTTATGAAGGTAGTGCAGATCATCAACCGTAAAAAGATGTATTATATGGGTTTTGACGTTGTTCAGGTATTCAATAAGATTATCGTAGGACATGCCGTTATTTTTATTTGATACAGCCTTATATAAAAGCATTCCTTCACCCATGCATGAACACAATGAATCAATTACGGTAATTTTTACGTCCTTATATTCATCCTGTATTTCTTTTGATGCAATTACGGCATTCTGGCAGGTTGAGCTTAAAGCCGAAGAAAAAGCAATATGGACAATATTTTTACATACCTTTATACAGTCTTCAAAAAAAGCTTTTGTTTCCACTATATTTGGGGCTGTGGTTTTGGCACTTTCGCCATTTCGCATTCTGTGGTAAAATTCTGACAGGGGCAGAGTGTTTTTTTTACCGTAAATAACTCCGTCCATGTAATAGCAGATTGGAAGAACCGGAATATTATTATCTTTGTAAAAGGCTTCCGGAAGATCACAATTACTGTCCGTGGTAATTATATATTTCATATATGCCTCCTGATTTTTTGTTTTAGGTTTATATTTTAGCCAAAAAAATATCTTGACATACATAAGAAGGCATGATATATTGTAGAAGTTGTAAAAATAAAGAAGAGTATCCGCTCTCACCCCAGCCTAAGGTCAAGGGTTATATACATCAGACATTAAGTATGTTATTTGTGTGCGGATATTATTCTATCCGCACTTTTTTATTGGAGGTACACTACCATTAGCGAGTTAATGATTAATGAACAGATCAGAGACAAAGAAGTTCGTGTAATTGGCGAAAACGGAGAGATGATAGGAGTGATGTCATCTAAGGAAGCATATAAGCTTGCACAGGAAGCGGAACTTGATTTGATTAAGATTGCTCCTACAGCACAGCCACCTGTATGCAAGATTGCCGATTACGGAAAGTATAAGTACGAACAGATTCGTAGGGAAAAGGAAGCACGCAAGAAACAGAAGACTGTTGAAATCAAAGAAGTACGTCTTTCACCTAATATCGAAAGCAATGACCTTAATACGAAGGTTAATGCTGCAAGAAAATTCCTTGAGAAGGGTGATAAGGTTAAGGTAACCTTGAGATTCAGAGGAAGGGAATTAGCTCATATGTCATCGAATAAACATATTCTTGATGATTTTGCAGAGCAGCTTGCTGACTGTTCAGTAATAGAGAAACCTGCCAAAGTCGAGGGCAGAAGCATGGCAATGATTTTAGCTGAGAAACGTTAAAATACAAATCAGATATTTTTAAGGAGGATTTTTATTATGCCAAAAATGAAGACAAGCAGAGCCGCAGCTAAGCGTTTTAAAGTTACCGGTTCAGGCAAATTAAAAAGAAACAAAGCTTATAAGAGCCACATCTTAACAAAGAAGACAACAAAGAGAAAGAGAAATCTTAGAAAAGCAGCTCTTGTTGACTCAACAAATGAAAAGAACATGAAGAAGATTTTACCATACATCTAATTTGATGGTTCAATTAATTTTAGGAGGAAAATATAATGGCAAGAGTTAAAGGCGGATTAAACGCTAAGAAAAAACATAACAGAGTTTTAAAACTGGCTAAAGGTTACAGAGGAGCCAGATCTAAACAGTATAGAATTGCAAAACAGTCTGTAATGAGAGCTTTAACATCAGCATATGCTGGCAGAAAGCAGAAGAAGAGACAGATGAGACAGTTATGGATTGCAAGAATCAATGCTGCAGCAAGAATGAACGGACTTTCATACAGCAGGTTTATGTTCGGTCTTAAGACAGCAGGAATCGAAATGAACAGAAAGATGCTTGCAGAATTAGCTGTTAATGATGCAGCAGCATTTACAAAGCTTGCTGATGCAGCTAAGGCTAACTTAAAGTAATTTATGAATAATATACTGGAAGTTCTTATGAACTTCCGGTATTTTATGCTTGATATTTTAACCGGAATGTGGTATCATACCTTGTGAAAGTTGATATTCCTTGATAGCTCAATGGTAGAGCACTCGGCTGTTAACCGAGTTGTTGTAGGTTCGAGCCCTACTCAGGGAGCTTTTGAAAACAGTCTTTGGACTGTTTTTTTTATTGATTGTTATTTTGTACTTAAAATAGAACAATTAGTAAAAATTGTATTAAATTGTATTTGCTAAAATACACTTTTTTCTTAAATAAATATTGCATGGGATATTTTATAATGTTATACTTCTAATGAACATAAAAGTTACTACTATTAAGGAGGATATACTAATGTTAGACATGGAACAGTGGGCTGGATTTGAAGGCCGTATCTGGAGAGAAGAAGTTAACGTTCGTGACTTCATTCAGAAGAATTATAAGCCATATGATGGCGACGAGTCATTCCTGGCTGAACCAACAGACGCAACTAATAAGTTATGGGGTGCATTACAGAAATTACAGAAAGAAGAACGTGAAAAAGGTGGCGTTCTTGACTGTGAGACAGAAGTTGTATCAGGACTTACTGCATATGGACCTGGATATATTGATGAATCAATGAAAGATCTTGAACAGGTTGTAGGTCTTCAGACAGACAAGCCTTTAAAGAGAGCTTTTATGCCATATGGTGGTATCAGAATGGCAGAGCAGGCAGCAGAAAGCTACGGATATGAAATCAATCCTGAACTTAAGTACGTATTCGAGAACTACATGACAACACATAATGATGCAGTTTTCGCAGCATATACAAATGAAATGAAATTAGCTCGTAAGACACACGTAGTAACAGGTCTTCCTGATACATACGGACGTGGACGTATCGTAGGCGATTATCGTAGAGTTGCATTATATGGTATTGATTACCTTATTGCACAGAAGGAAGCTGATAAGGCTAATTGTGGATGCGGTAACATGTACGATGATGTAATCAGACTTCGTGAAGAAATCGCTATGCAGATTACTGCATTAAAGGGAATGAAAGAAATGGCTAAGAGCTATGGCTATGATATTTCATTACCAGCTAAGAATGCTAAGGAAGCCTGCCAGTGGTTATACTTCGGTTACCTTGCAGCTATTAAGACACAGAATGGTGCAGCAATGTCTGTAGGACGTGTTTCTACATTCCTTGATATTTATTTTGAAAGAGATTTAGCTAATGGTGTTCTTACAGAATCAGAAGCTCAGGAAATCATCGATCATATGACAATGAAATTCCGTATGGTTAAGTTCGCAAGAATTCCTTCATACAACCAGTTATTCTCAGGAGATCCTACATGGGCTACTCTTGAAGTTGGCGGTATCGGAATGGATGGTCGTTCAATGGTTACTAAGACTGACTACAGATTCCTTCATACACTTGAGAACATGGGACCTTCACCAGAACCTAACCTTACAGTTTTATATTCTAGTGCATTACCAGAACAGTTCAAGAAATATGCAGCTCATATCTCAATTGAGACAAGCTCAATCCAGTATGAGAATGATGATGTAATGAAGCCTGTATGGGGCGATGATTACTCAATCTGCTGCTGTGTATCTGCTACACAGACAGGTAAGGAAATCCAGTTCTTCGGTGCAAGAGCTAACCTTGGTAAGACATTACTTTACGCATTCAATGGTGGATTTGATGAGAAACATCGTATCCAGTGTGGACCAAAGCTTCAGAAGATCGATAAGGAAGTACTTAGCGGTGAAGAAGATTACAAGATGGTTCGTGACGCATATGAAACCTGGCTTGACTGGTTAGCAGATATTTATGTTAACGTACTCAACCTCATCCATTATATGCATGATAAATATTACTATGAAGCAGCTGAGATGGCATTAATCGATACAGATGTACGTCGTACATTTGCAACAGGTATTGCAGGATTCTCACATGTTATTGATTCACTTAGTGCTATCAAATATGCTAAGGTTAAAGTAATCCGTGATGAAGAAGGAATTACAAAAGACTTTGAAGTTGAAGGTGATTTCCCTAAATATGGTAATGATGATGACCGTGCTGATGATATCGGTATCTGGGTATTAAAGACATTCTTAGAGAAGATTAAACGTCGTCATACATACCGTAATTCAGAACCTACAACATCACTTCTTACTATTACATCTAACGTTGTATACGGAGAAGCTACAGGTGCTATGCCTGACGGACGTGCAGCATTCACTCCATTCAGCCCTGGTGCATCACCAAGCTATGGTGCAGAACAGAATGGTCTTGTTGCTTCACTTAACTCAGTTGCTAAGATTCCATATCACTGGTCACTTGATGGTATTTCTAATACACAGACAATTAACCCGGATGCTCTTGGACATAGCAAAGAAGAACAGGTTAATAACCTTGTACAGGTAATGGATGGATACTTCGATCAGGGTGCTCATCACCTTAATGTAAACGTATTTACAAAGGATAAGTTACTTGATGCACAGGCTCATCCAGAGAAAGAAGAGTATGCTAACTTTACAATTCGTGTATCTGGTTATGCTGTTAAGTTCATCAGCCTTACAAAGAAACAGCAGGATGATGTAATCGCAAGAACATGTCATGCTAGACTTTAAAAAATAGGATATACTATATAGTATGAAAAGGGGTTTTGAACCTACAGTTCAAAACCCCTTTATTTATAAATAACCAAAAAGGAGTTAAAAAATGGAAGGAAGAGTACATTCATTAGAGACATTTGGCCTTGTTGACGGACCCGGAGTCAGATATATTGTTTTTTTGCAGGGATGCAGAATGAGATGTAAATTTTGCCATAATCCGGAAACATGGAGCATGGATGGAGGCGAGATGTGGACTCCTGAAGATTTGTTTAAAAGGGCATACCGGTATAAACCATATTGGATGAGAAACGGTAAATTAAACGGTGGAATAACCGTAAGTGGCGGAGAACCATTACTTCAGATTGAATTTGTTACAGAATTCTTTAAACTTGCAAAAGCAAAAGGCGTTCATACAACATTAGATACATCGGCAAATCCATTTACAAGGGAAGAACCTTTCATAAGTAAATTTAACGAATTAATGAAATATACCGATCTTGTGATGTTAGATATAAAGAATATTGACAGAGAGGGTCATAAGAAACTTACCGGACAGACTGTTGATAACATTCTGGACTGCGCGAAATATTTAGATGAAATCGGTAAGGAGATGTGGATAAGACACGTTCTTGTTCCTGACACTTTTAATACAGGAGAAGCATTTTTCAGTAACAGGGATGAACAGCTTGAAGAACTGTCTAAGTTTATCGACACACTTCATCATGTATCAAGAGTTGAAGTTTTACCATATCACACACTTGGCATACAGAAGTGGGAAAATCTTGGAATACCATATTCACTTGAAGGCGTTGAACCTCCTACAAAAGAACAGATTGAAAATGCTAATAAAATTTTAAAAACAGATAAATATAATTAAAAATGAAAACCGTTAAAGTTGACAAACTTTAGCGGTTTTTTTTCTTAAAAATATAATAAAAAAGTATTACAATTTTTTGTAAATTGTGCTATCATTTGAAATTGTGTATAAAAGAAGTCAAGAAAAGAGGTAGAAAAGCATGACTATAGCTCAGATAGCTGCCGTTGCAATTTTTTTACTGATGTTTGTACTTATTATAATGGATAAAATTGAACGTCATTATGTAACACTTGCGTGCGGCATATTAACATTAGGTGTAGTGTTTGGACTTATTATGCACAATGGTAGTGCCATTGTAAATACACTCAATGTTAAAAGCATATTTACATCCAATTTCTGGTATTCCACAAAAGAGGAGGAATCATCCGGAATAAGCTGGTCTACAATAATTTTTATTGCCGGTATGATGATAATGGTTGAAGGAATGGCAAAAGCAGGCTTTTTCAGATGGCTGTGTCTTAAACTTGCCAAACTTGTAAAATACAAAACCATACCTTTATTTATTTCATTTATGATAATGTCAGCATTTCTTGCAATGTTCATCGACAGTATTACCGTAATTTTATTCCTTGCGGCAGTAACCGTAGAACTTGCAAAACTGCTTAAGTTTAATCCGGTACCTATGATTTTGTCAGAAATATTCTGTGCAAATCTCGGAGGCTCGGCAACAATGTGCGGAGATCCGCCTAACATCATAATCGGAACATCCTTTGGATATTCATTTTCAGATTTTTTAACAAATACTGGACTTATTGCAGGAATAAGCCTTATAATAGTGGTATTATATTTCTTCCTTGTTTACAGAAAGGAACTTATGAAAGGGTCAGAAGGACCTATTGACCCTGGTACACTTCCTGATCCTAAGGATGCCATTACCAATAAGAAAGAATTCATAGCTGCGTCTGTAATTTTTGGCTGTGCGGTTGCATTACTTGTAACACATGCACAGACGCACCTTACTGTTTCTTTTATAGGAGCTGTAATAGCTATT
Proteins encoded:
- the lepB gene encoding signal peptidase I is translated as MAKLSEVEEMLEKAEADEEKEKIITGHKNKKEDEAKSGWKVVLEYVRVIAIGALIAFLLCKFVIINAVIPTRSMVSTVNVGDRLIGLRIPYYFTDPKRGDVVIFKAPEATGEDAGQLYIKRVIGLPGETIVIKEGVAYLKNEDGKEECIDNPDWWNEKPNANDVKNYQEIVLGDNEYFMMGDNRNHSSDSRVWGAVTRKAILAKAWLRYYKGFKIIK
- a CDS encoding DegV family protein, which encodes MKYIITTDSNCDLPEAFYKDNNIPVLPICYYMDGVIYGKKNTLPLSEFYHRMRNGESAKTTAPNIVETKAFFEDCIKVCKNIVHIAFSSALSSTCQNAVIASKEIQDEYKDVKITVIDSLCSCMGEGMLLYKAVSNKNNGMSYDNLIEYLNNVKTHIIHLFTVDDLHYLHNGGRLSKSAAVLGSIINIKPILFVDNNGELKLADKVRGRKKSLLYLISKTISDISPHGKDIVMISHCDCEEDAMYIYSHLKENIDIKEIMVNQIGPTIGSHSGPGTLAVYYESAKRE
- the infC gene encoding translation initiation factor IF-3; this translates as MINEQIRDKEVRVIGENGEMIGVMSSKEAYKLAQEAELDLIKIAPTAQPPVCKIADYGKYKYEQIRREKEARKKQKTVEIKEVRLSPNIESNDLNTKVNAARKFLEKGDKVKVTLRFRGRELAHMSSNKHILDDFAEQLADCSVIEKPAKVEGRSMAMILAEKR
- the rpmI gene encoding 50S ribosomal protein L35, encoding MPKMKTSRAAAKRFKVTGSGKLKRNKAYKSHILTKKTTKRKRNLRKAALVDSTNEKNMKKILPYI
- the rplT gene encoding 50S ribosomal protein L20 yields the protein MARVKGGLNAKKKHNRVLKLAKGYRGARSKQYRIAKQSVMRALTSAYAGRKQKKRQMRQLWIARINAAARMNGLSYSRFMFGLKTAGIEMNRKMLAELAVNDAAAFTKLADAAKANLK
- the pflB gene encoding formate C-acetyltransferase yields the protein MLDMEQWAGFEGRIWREEVNVRDFIQKNYKPYDGDESFLAEPTDATNKLWGALQKLQKEEREKGGVLDCETEVVSGLTAYGPGYIDESMKDLEQVVGLQTDKPLKRAFMPYGGIRMAEQAAESYGYEINPELKYVFENYMTTHNDAVFAAYTNEMKLARKTHVVTGLPDTYGRGRIVGDYRRVALYGIDYLIAQKEADKANCGCGNMYDDVIRLREEIAMQITALKGMKEMAKSYGYDISLPAKNAKEACQWLYFGYLAAIKTQNGAAMSVGRVSTFLDIYFERDLANGVLTESEAQEIIDHMTMKFRMVKFARIPSYNQLFSGDPTWATLEVGGIGMDGRSMVTKTDYRFLHTLENMGPSPEPNLTVLYSSALPEQFKKYAAHISIETSSIQYENDDVMKPVWGDDYSICCCVSATQTGKEIQFFGARANLGKTLLYAFNGGFDEKHRIQCGPKLQKIDKEVLSGEEDYKMVRDAYETWLDWLADIYVNVLNLIHYMHDKYYYEAAEMALIDTDVRRTFATGIAGFSHVIDSLSAIKYAKVKVIRDEEGITKDFEVEGDFPKYGNDDDRADDIGIWVLKTFLEKIKRRHTYRNSEPTTSLLTITSNVVYGEATGAMPDGRAAFTPFSPGASPSYGAEQNGLVASLNSVAKIPYHWSLDGISNTQTINPDALGHSKEEQVNNLVQVMDGYFDQGAHHLNVNVFTKDKLLDAQAHPEKEEYANFTIRVSGYAVKFISLTKKQQDDVIARTCHARL
- the pflA gene encoding pyruvate formate-lyase-activating protein, whose amino-acid sequence is MEGRVHSLETFGLVDGPGVRYIVFLQGCRMRCKFCHNPETWSMDGGEMWTPEDLFKRAYRYKPYWMRNGKLNGGITVSGGEPLLQIEFVTEFFKLAKAKGVHTTLDTSANPFTREEPFISKFNELMKYTDLVMLDIKNIDREGHKKLTGQTVDNILDCAKYLDEIGKEMWIRHVLVPDTFNTGEAFFSNRDEQLEELSKFIDTLHHVSRVEVLPYHTLGIQKWENLGIPYSLEGVEPPTKEQIENANKILKTDKYN
- a CDS encoding SLC13 family permease — encoded protein: MTIAQIAAVAIFLLMFVLIIMDKIERHYVTLACGILTLGVVFGLIMHNGSAIVNTLNVKSIFTSNFWYSTKEEESSGISWSTIIFIAGMMIMVEGMAKAGFFRWLCLKLAKLVKYKTIPLFISFMIMSAFLAMFIDSITVILFLAAVTVELAKLLKFNPVPMILSEIFCANLGGSATMCGDPPNIIIGTSFGYSFSDFLTNTGLIAGISLIIVVLYFFLVYRKELMKGSEGPIDPGTLPDPKDAITNKKEFIAASVIFGCAVALLVTHAQTHLTVSFIGAVIAIITLLVFFKDAPTLLKKVDYKTLLFFVGLFMVVGGLEQTGILVKIAHFIEKVSGGNLMVMVAIIIWVSAFASAFVDNIPFAATMVPVIRNLAATIDPTGSMGVLHTLAWTLSMGTDIGGSATPIGASANVVGTSVAAKNGHIIGWGKYCKAAAPATIIVVLISMIAIFIRYC